In Oryzihumus leptocrescens, the following are encoded in one genomic region:
- a CDS encoding rhodanese-like domain-containing protein produces the protein MAAHADCAYVLDVREPDEYQAGHVPGAVTMPVTQLPLHMSELPQSPPVYVICGTGNRSRSMAEFLVRAGFNAHFVGGGTLAWARAGHPIVYGGERHPT, from the coding sequence GTGGCTGCACACGCCGACTGCGCGTACGTCCTGGATGTCCGCGAGCCCGATGAGTACCAGGCAGGACATGTCCCCGGCGCCGTCACGATGCCGGTGACCCAGCTTCCCCTGCACATGTCCGAGCTTCCCCAGAGCCCCCCGGTGTACGTGATCTGCGGAACGGGCAACCGAAGCAGGTCGATGGCCGAGTTCCTCGTCCGCGCCGGCTTCAACGCCCACTTCGTCGGCGGAGGCACGCTCGCCTGGGCCCGGGCCGGCCATCCGATCGTGTACGGCGGGGAACGGCACCCGACCTAG
- a CDS encoding GNAT family N-acetyltransferase — protein sequence MTAGPAARRWVAARVAHPTGDLDRSAAFYRDLLGLQPRGGFADHDGYDGIFFALPGGGELELTAGPAKPRPGTDEDLLVLYLPTLDDVRQTAAELEAAGVPTVPAANPYWDRWGRVFLDPDGYAVVVAATQPDPVAAGEVRVQTYDGLREDLRGLFELAEDSAAALDSYLHAGRVLVAVVGSDVVGHLQLVETDRPGQAEIMNMAVREDVQGRGVGALLVRAAVDRLAAEAGATLLVATAAADVGNVRFFQRQGFRMRSIERDAFTPTAGYPPGTRIDGIELRDRVWLDRPIGPPTPGHGRQ from the coding sequence GTGACCGCAGGTCCCGCAGCACGGCGTTGGGTTGCCGCGCGGGTGGCACACCCGACCGGCGACCTTGACCGGTCCGCGGCGTTCTACCGCGACCTGCTCGGGCTGCAGCCCCGGGGCGGCTTCGCCGACCACGACGGCTATGACGGGATCTTCTTCGCGCTACCCGGAGGCGGCGAGCTCGAGCTCACCGCCGGACCCGCGAAGCCCCGTCCGGGCACGGACGAGGACCTCCTGGTGCTCTACCTGCCGACTCTGGACGACGTCCGGCAGACGGCGGCGGAGCTCGAGGCGGCCGGGGTGCCTACCGTGCCGGCGGCCAACCCGTACTGGGACCGGTGGGGCCGGGTCTTCCTGGACCCCGATGGCTATGCCGTCGTGGTCGCCGCGACACAGCCGGACCCCGTCGCCGCCGGGGAGGTCCGCGTCCAGACCTACGACGGGCTCCGGGAGGATCTGCGCGGGTTGTTCGAGCTGGCCGAGGACTCGGCCGCCGCGCTGGACTCCTACCTGCACGCCGGACGGGTGCTGGTCGCCGTCGTCGGGTCGGACGTGGTCGGCCACCTGCAGCTGGTCGAGACCGACCGCCCGGGGCAGGCGGAGATCATGAACATGGCTGTGCGCGAAGACGTGCAGGGCCGCGGGGTCGGCGCCCTGCTGGTCCGGGCCGCGGTGGACCGGCTCGCCGCCGAGGCCGGGGCGACGTTGCTCGTGGCCACCGCCGCCGCGGATGTCGGCAACGTGCGCTTCTTCCAGCGGCAGGGGTTCCGGATGCGCTCCATCGAGCGCGACGCCTTCACGCCCACCGCGGGGTACCCGCCGGGGACCCGGATCGACGGGATCGAGCTGCGGGACCGGGTGTGGCTGGACCGCCCCATCGGCCCGCCCACGCCGGGTCACGGCCGACAGTAG
- a CDS encoding Ig-like domain-containing protein: MTSKKRNTRPRHHRVRLHRHAHLVVDVCVTDLPTTRKSNASVRPVAASGSVVGRSGTSGAGRSVGHQPVRQVKHKQRSPRQPQAAPVAVAGRTQEQVDWQRPQSGTGQVRVLVAARPDPATSTSPVALYGRVKPTSATTLPTGRVCFYDGRSLATLGCSTLAPQANGVMQAHIKVALTSGTHAIVAKFSGDAHYAAAQSNAFALVVS; this comes from the coding sequence GTGACGAGCAAGAAGCGCAACACCCGCCCACGACACCACCGGGTCCGGTTGCACCGTCACGCGCACCTCGTGGTCGACGTGTGCGTCACGGATCTGCCGACGACGCGGAAGAGCAATGCGAGCGTGCGTCCGGTGGCAGCCTCCGGGTCCGTCGTCGGCCGGAGTGGGACCAGCGGCGCTGGCCGGAGTGTCGGGCACCAGCCGGTCCGTCAGGTCAAGCACAAGCAGCGGAGTCCGCGCCAGCCGCAAGCCGCTCCTGTCGCCGTCGCTGGACGGACCCAGGAGCAGGTCGACTGGCAGCGACCGCAGAGCGGAACGGGGCAGGTTCGCGTCTTGGTCGCTGCCCGGCCAGACCCTGCCACCTCGACCTCACCGGTGGCCTTGTACGGCAGGGTCAAGCCGACCTCAGCGACCACGCTCCCCACCGGGCGGGTGTGCTTCTACGACGGCAGGTCACTGGCGACGCTGGGCTGCTCGACCCTTGCGCCACAGGCGAACGGCGTCATGCAGGCGCACATCAAGGTCGCCCTCACCTCGGGCACGCACGCCATCGTGGCAAAGTTCTCCGGGGACGCGCACTACGCGGCTGCGCAGTCGAACGCGTTTGCGCTCGTCGTGAGCTGA
- a CDS encoding RNA polymerase sigma factor: MLGTRFEQVLSRAQRGDAQAFAELWRDANPMLLRYLRVTAGDLAEDIASHAWLKVIEALGSFTGDEPGFRRWLVTIARNHHLDQARRAGRRPERLFAEMADLFDRSGGLAADAAIEAEEAMSTQAALDLIAKLPPDQAEMVMLRVVIGLDVADVAAVVGRTNGAVRVAVHRALRRLGGLLDREGVPVTGSGALTFRDRDA, translated from the coding sequence ATGCTCGGCACCCGGTTTGAGCAGGTCCTGAGCCGCGCCCAGAGGGGCGACGCGCAGGCCTTCGCCGAACTGTGGCGCGATGCGAACCCGATGTTGTTGCGCTACCTGCGGGTGACCGCCGGTGACCTCGCGGAGGACATCGCCTCCCACGCCTGGCTCAAGGTGATCGAAGCCCTTGGTTCCTTCACGGGTGACGAACCCGGCTTTCGGCGATGGCTGGTCACCATCGCACGAAACCATCACCTGGATCAGGCACGCCGGGCCGGCCGGCGCCCGGAGCGGCTCTTCGCCGAGATGGCCGACCTTTTCGACCGCTCGGGTGGGCTCGCCGCTGACGCCGCGATCGAGGCCGAGGAGGCGATGTCGACCCAGGCCGCGCTCGACCTGATCGCCAAGTTGCCGCCGGACCAGGCTGAGATGGTCATGCTGCGCGTGGTGATCGGCCTGGATGTCGCCGACGTGGCCGCAGTCGTTGGCCGCACCAACGGAGCGGTGCGGGTCGCCGTCCATCGAGCCCTGCGAAGACTCGGGGGGCTCCTTGACCGCGAGGGCGTGCCTGTAACGGGATCCGGAGCCCTGACGTTCCGTGACCGAGATGCCTGA
- a CDS encoding SRPBCC family protein, which translates to MSVDVVTDVVISRPPDAVAAYAGDPTNAPEWYANIRSVAWRTPAPLDVGSRMDFVAQFLGRQLAYTYEIVELTPGERLVMRTAQGPFPMETTYEWEPIGDAATRMRLRNRGEPSGFSRLVAPFMARAVRRANRKDLARLKEILEISTV; encoded by the coding sequence ATGTCCGTTGACGTTGTCACCGATGTCGTGATCAGTCGTCCGCCCGACGCGGTCGCGGCCTATGCCGGCGACCCCACGAACGCGCCAGAGTGGTACGCGAACATTCGCTCCGTCGCGTGGCGCACACCTGCGCCGCTCGACGTCGGATCGCGGATGGACTTCGTGGCGCAGTTCCTCGGCCGGCAGCTCGCCTACACCTACGAGATCGTCGAGCTGACGCCCGGCGAGCGGCTTGTCATGCGGACCGCGCAGGGGCCGTTCCCGATGGAGACGACCTACGAGTGGGAGCCGATCGGCGATGCTGCCACCCGCATGCGGCTGCGGAACCGCGGGGAGCCGTCGGGGTTCTCCCGTCTGGTCGCACCGTTCATGGCGAGGGCCGTCCGGCGCGCTAACCGCAAGGACCTCGCGAGGCTCAAGGAGATCCTCGAGATCTCTACCGTCTAA
- a CDS encoding group I truncated hemoglobin: MTTDYDRIGGGAAVGTVVEEFYRRLTADDEVSHYFKDVSLPVLKRHQALMITSILGGPDRYDGRALDEAHAPLNISHADYDRVGSHLMACLVDAGVPRDIRDRVGTALGQARASIVTLQS, encoded by the coding sequence ATGACCACTGACTACGACCGGATCGGCGGCGGGGCCGCCGTGGGCACTGTTGTCGAGGAGTTCTACCGGCGACTGACCGCGGACGACGAGGTCAGCCACTACTTCAAGGACGTGTCCCTGCCTGTCCTGAAGCGGCACCAGGCGCTGATGATCACGAGCATCCTCGGCGGGCCGGACCGCTACGACGGGCGTGCGCTGGACGAGGCGCACGCGCCGCTGAACATCAGCCACGCCGACTACGACCGCGTGGGCAGCCACCTGATGGCCTGCCTCGTGGACGCCGGCGTGCCACGGGACATTCGGGACCGGGTCGGGACGGCGCTGGGCCAGGCGCGCGCTTCCATCGTGACGCTGCAGTCCTGA